The Chionomys nivalis chromosome 20, mChiNiv1.1, whole genome shotgun sequence genome includes a region encoding these proteins:
- the Nr2c2ap gene encoding nuclear receptor 2C2-associated protein isoform X1: MTQSLVCPETVSRVSSVLNRNSRQFGKKYLFDEDEETCWNSDQGPSQWVTLEFPHRVHVTQLQVQFQGGFSSRHSCLEGSQGGDTLSKIVDFYPEDTNALQTFSIPTVEVDRLKLTFEDTTDFFGRVVVYHLRVLGEKVL; encoded by the exons ATGACCCAGTCTTTGGTTTGCCCCGAGACCGTGAGCCG GGTGAGTTCTGTGCTTAATCGCAACAGCCGGCAATTTGGGAAGAAATATCTTTTTGACGAGGATGAGGAAACATGCTGGAATTCCGACCAG GGCCCCTCCCAGTGGGTGACACTCGAGTTTCCCCATCGTGTTCACGTCACACAGCTGCAGGTGCAGTTCCAGGGCGGCTTCTCCAGTCGCCACAGCTGCCTGGAAG GTTCACAAGGTGGGGACACCCTCAGTAAGATTGTGGACTTCTACCCTGAGGACACCAACGCTCTTCAAA CCTTCTCCATCCCTACTGTGGAGGTGGACCGGCTGAAGCTGACCTTTGAGGACACCACGGACTTTTTTGGTCGTGTGGTCGTCTACCACCTGCGGGTGCTGGGTGAGAAAGTACTGTGA
- the Nr2c2ap gene encoding nuclear receptor 2C2-associated protein isoform X2: protein MTQSLVCPETVSRVSSVLNRNSRQFGKKYLFDEDEETCWNSDQGPSQWVTLEFPHRVHVTQLQVQFQGGFSSRHSCLEGTGRSQEVGVKGFPGFSASFCTAGSQGGDTLSKIVDFYPEDTNALQLLHPYCGGGPAEADL from the exons ATGACCCAGTCTTTGGTTTGCCCCGAGACCGTGAGCCG GGTGAGTTCTGTGCTTAATCGCAACAGCCGGCAATTTGGGAAGAAATATCTTTTTGACGAGGATGAGGAAACATGCTGGAATTCCGACCAG GGCCCCTCCCAGTGGGTGACACTCGAGTTTCCCCATCGTGTTCACGTCACACAGCTGCAGGTGCAGTTCCAGGGCGGCTTCTCCAGTCGCCACAGCTGCCTGGAAGGTACTGGAAGGTCGCAAGAGGTGGGGGTCAAGGGGTTCCCTGGATTCTCAGCCTCTTTCTGCACTGCAGGTTCACAAGGTGGGGACACCCTCAGTAAGATTGTGGACTTCTACCCTGAGGACACCAACGCTCTTCAA CTTCTCCATCCCTACTGTGGAGGTGGACCGGCTGAAGCTGACCTTTGA